GGAGCGGAGGAAGCAGCAGTTCCGGGGACCCGGGGGGAGGACGGAAAGAGGGAGGTTTGGGAGAGAGGCCCATGGACCTCGTCCGGCCCtgagggggcgggggaggggcggggcctCCTGCTGGGCCTCTGCTGCAGGGGGGGGCATTCTCCTCCTGCCTCCTGCCGCGCTATCCGAAGGATGCTCCCGGGCAAGCACGGGGGTCTTTGATCTTTCAGGGATCGGTGACCTTCAGGGACGTGGCCGTGGACTTCTCCCTGGAGGAGTGGGGACGCCTGGAGCCTTCTCAGAAGGAGCTGTACCGGGAggtgatgctggagaactacGGGCACCTGGTGTGCCTGGGTAAGGGCCGAGCCCCAGGAGGCTCTGGTAGAGGGGCCCGGAGGTTGGGCCGCCCTCACTTTGTTGTGCGCTTTTTTCTGATCCCTCTCCCCTTCTGAATAGAGCCCGAGCAAGACCAGCCCTTtgaataaaacaggaaaaacGAAATTAGAAAAGCATTTCTTGGACCCTCCTGGCTGTTTTCCCATCTCCCAGACCCTCACGCCTGGAGCTCTTCCGGGTCTCCTCGCGCGCTCTCCTGTCAGGGTTCTCCCGCTGCTGGCAGGTTGTGGCGCAGATGGAAGCTTCTGGGTTCTGGGCTTGAGTCCAGGGGGACAGTTCCCAGACTGTGCCCTCTCTCTGAGCAGGACTCACAGCCTCCAAGCCCCATGTGATCAGCCAGCTGGAGCGAAGAGCGCCGCCCTGGAGGCCGAGGCAAGGACCGGGCCGCCGCTGGGCGGGTGAGTGCTTCTGTGGGGGAGCTCCCAGTGGGGCTGAGGGGCTCATCATCTTCAGGCTTCCCTGTCCCTGGGCTGGGCTTCCTTCTGACCTTCCCTCTGGTCACAtctaaagtttaaaagaaaatgctCTGGGGCCCTCCCTGTCCCTGGTGCCTCTGTGCTCCAGAGGGGGAGGGTAAAAAGAGCATCAGGAGGACAGGAGGGTCCTCTCCTCCCCTTGATTCTGGAGTTTGATGGGGGCTCTCAGGATGTTCCCAGTTTTGGGGTACACGTGCTCCAGCTTCAGTTCATGCTggtctttcttttattccttgaTCTTCTTCTgaaaccccccccccctcctctgcCCATCCCCTGACTACATCAGCCATGTTGTGCTCTTTATCTGTCATCCAAATCGTCCTTAGGAGGAGTGTGCGCCTCCATCTCTCCCATGCTGCTCCCCCAGTGGCGGCTGAAGGAGGTCAAGGTGGACAGAGGCCGACCAGTCAGTGCCTTGAGAAGACAAGCTTTTGATCTTGGGATTTCAGGCCCTCCCTCGGTCTAGAccagcggtcctcaaactttttaaatagggaccagttccctgtccctcagacggtgggagggccggactatagtgaaaacaaaagctcccactctgtctccgcccctcagcccatttgccatgacccggcgggccgcatctggcccacaggccgtagtgtgagaacccctgctctagacaGTCAGCAGTGACGGGCAGTCCCCAGGTCTAATGGGCAGTAGGCCGTGGCGTCCAGAAGGACGGGCCATTCGCTGCCTGGGCAGGCAATATTTGGAATTGTGGGCCCAAAAGCCTGGGGCATCAGAACTGCCTTTTGATACATGGCTCAGAGCCTGAGGCAGAGGCTTACTCTGCCCCTAATTGTAGTCACCTTTGGCAGAGCACTAGTTTCCTTTGGATGCAGGGTCTCGTTAGTGGAGAGTTGGGGGGCAGATTTTGGACCTTCCTGGTTTATGTCAGtgttgggggaggagagagaaaatgtgaaactcaaaattttagatAAAAAGGGATGTTAAAAACTGCCTTTACACCTCATCAGGGGTAGCGTCACAGGAGAGAAGGGGGTATATATGTAAGCAGATAGGATTCACAGCCTGCGTAGCAAATTGGATATGAGGTGGTGAGTGACAGGAGCTGAGAAAGACCCCCAGGTAGCAAGCGCAGGTGGCTGGGAAGGCAGTGACGTCCTTGACAGTTTTAGGGAAGTTAAGAAGGGTTTTAGGGAAAAGGTAAGTGCAGGTTTTTGCTAAATTCATGGCCACAAGGATACGTCTTTGCCTAATGTtttcaggtttacaaagcacttttctcactaCGATGCCTCATTCGTGATGTGGCAGAATGTGTCCTGGCTATTTTCTTGATTGAGGTCCTAAGAGACAGAAACGATTAAAGAAGAGCAACCAgatattgacattttaaaaccATGTCTTTCAGATTGGCAGCCGGGCCCTGAAACCAAGGAGTCTTCTTCCATGCGCGGCTTCTCTGTGAAAGGCTCATCTCCAGTAAGATGCATGAGGGACTTCCCTCTTGTCTCCACCCTAGCAGAAGCCTGGCGATGGGATGCAAGCTTAGAGGGGCAGGAGAGTGATGACGACAGATACCCTCAACATGTAAAACTCACCCAGCAGAAACCTCCCAATAAATCAAGAGGCCACAAATATAAGAAGTGTGGCAGGAGTTTTAGTCTGAGGGCGGGTCTTCCCCACAGCAGAAATTATCTGGAGGAAAGAGTGTCCACAAGTGGGACACACGTAGACAAAACCTCAGACTGTACACAGAGCTAAGAAAATGTTATGGGATGTTCCCAAAGAGGATATTTCCTAAGTATAACGACTGTAAGAAAGCCCCGATTTGTGATGCAGGTCTTGTTGAAAATCATAGGGGACATTCTGAAGGCAAGCTCTACGAATGTACTGAATGTGGGAAGGCGTTCCATCAGAGGGGCAAACTTACCGTGCATCAGAGGATCCACACCGGAGAGAAACCTTACCCGTGCAGTGCTTGTGGGAAGGCCTTCCGAAGGAGGGCGGAACTCGGcgtccatcagagaatccacagtggagagaaaccttatgagtgtAATCAGTGCAGAAAGGCCTTCCGAAGGAAAACGCACCTCACCGTGCATCAGAGGATTCATAGTGGAGAGAAGCCGTATGCGTGCAGCGAGTGTGGGAAGGCCTTCCACCGGAGCTCCATGCTCACTCAGCACCAGAGGATCCACACCGGAGAGAAGCCCTACGAGTGCAGCGAGTGCGGCGGTCTCTTCCGCTGGAGAACGTACCTCACTGTGCATCAGAGGATTCACAGCGGAGAGAAGCCGTATGCGTGTGGCGAGTGTGGGAAGGCTTTCCGCCAGAGGTCACAACTGACGCTGCATCAGAGAAAGCACACCGGAGAGAAGCCCTATGAGTGCAGCGAGTGTGGGAAGGCCTTCTACCAGAGCACCGGGCTGACTCTTCACAAgaggattcacactggagagaagccttatgcgTGTGCCCAGTGTGGGAAGGCCTTTTACAGGAACAGAGGCCTGAGTATCCACCAGAggatccacactggagagaaaccgtACGAATGTAAAgagtgtgggaaagcctttcGACAGAGCTCGCAACTGACCCTGCATCAGAAGATTCACACTggggagaagccttatgaatgtaaagTCTGTGGCAAGGCCTTCCGCCTGAGCCGGGGGCTCACCGAACACCAGAGGAttcacactggggagaaacccTATGGatgtaatgagtgtgggaaagcctttcGACAGAGGTCTCAGCTTATTGTGCATCAGAGGATTCACACAGGacagaaaccttatgaatgtagagagtgtgggaaagcctttgGTCAGAAGTCCCAACTCACTCGACACCAGAGAATCCATAGTGAACGAGACCCTTAGAAAGGATTGACTGAGCGTCAGAGGGTTCATActgaagaaaaatgtcaaaaaatagCACTTAGTCAAAATCAGATAACTTAGGGACATGtactttatgaatgtaatgatgTCGGGAATgctggctttttgtttgttttgttttgttttttttttttttttttttttaaagcaaacctCAATTCATGATTGGAAAGGTTATAAATCTAATTAACATGGAAATTTTTTCATCAAGATCACAAAacttattgaacaccaaataatCCATATTGGAGAAAAGTATTATGAATGAAAGGATTTTAGCCAGAGCCACAATCTTTTAACTGAAAATTAGAAATTTCAAACTAAAACTGTAGCTAAAGTAAATCCTTACCTAATTATCCATAAAAGCACTTAAAAGTGTTCCTTCTTTGTACATTAAACACCTGGACTCCTAATTTATTGAGAAATGTGTGACATTTGCTTTCTTGCTCACTTCCCTAAAAAATCCTGTGGATTCTCATCCATATTCTTGCTCCATCCTGTCACTGAGGAAAAGCCATCTCTACATTTGTTGAAAATTCCTCCTGCACTTTGCAGAATTCCCTCCCTCTGACCTCTTCAGGACCTGCCTTCAGTAGCCATTCAGTCTGATGCCTCTGGTCGCTTACAAACACACCAAGTCTCTACAATGCTAGAAAACAGCCCCAAAAAGCAGCTTTCTTTGGACCTTCTGTATCAGGCCCCATCTCTGCTGACAGTGATTGCAGATCTGTCTCTGTCGGCTCCTTCCCGTACTCTGAAGGTCCACGTTTGTCTCTCACCACATCTTCATGAAACTGTTCTTCCCGCATGCACCAGTGACCTTCTGTTCAATCTCAGAATGACATCAGAGTAATTTCCTTCTGGATACTCTGTCGatctttgtcttttggaatactCCTCGACTCTCACTTAATAACAGCTCAGATTTGAAATATACTTTGaacggggcagctagggggcgcagtggatagagcaccagccctgaattcaggaggacccgagttcaagtgtggtcttagacacttaacacttcctagctgtgtgactctgggcaaatcatttaactccagcatcagaaaaaaaaaacaaaaacaaaaacaaagaaatatactttGAAGTTCACAAAGCACGTTCCTCTCCCTTTGAGGTGAAATGTGAAGTATTCTTACCCTCTGTTTACAAAGGAGAACACTGAAGGAGGGCTTGCGTGTGGTGTTTTCGTGCCCAGGCCTTCTGGGCAGGATGCTCACACTCTCTCCCATGAGCTGCCGGTTTTCCTGACATGTGTCTAACTGCTtgttcctttcttatctcttcacAGGCTTCTTGCTTTTTCCACAGTCAGTTACATGGCTGTTCTCTAAAAGTCTTTCCTTGACTCCCTTCTCTCTGTCCTGTCACCATTATGATTATGATAACTCACACTTCTGTAATGCTTTGAGGTTTCAAAGGGTTTGCATGTGATCCTGTTTGATCGCCATAACTACTCAGATGAGTCGgtgctgttatctccattttgtgaCCTCTGCCACTCTGCCAAGGTGCCCTTCTGGAAGCTAACAATCtgccttctccagctcctctTGATTCCAGTGCCTTTGCTTTGTTGTTTTCTGTTGATCTTGTGCAGTGTATAGCTTGTTTGCAACAGCTGTTTGCCTTTTGCCTCCCCCATGagactgagctccttgagaacaagaacagtctttttgcctcattttgtacCCCTGGCACCTAGCACAGAATtgactcaataaatatttattattcatttagaCTGACTAGGAATCAACCTATAACCAAGGTTTCAAATGTATCCTAAGGGAGTGACCTTTTTTCTCCGAACTTGGGAGGTCTGCCGCTGGTGATGTATAGGTACCATCATTCAGCTTaccttcactttttttcatttttaaaaaaatatcttttgattttcaaaatatgtgcaagaTTAGCtgtcaacattcacctttgcaaaatcctgtgtttcagaattttctccctcccttccccctcacccCACTTTGCTAGACattaagcaatccaatatgtgttaaacatgtgaaattctccacaattatcatgctgcacaagaaaatcagatcaaaaagaaaacgaaaacaaaaagcaagcaatgaCAAAAAAgatgtggtccacactcagttcccacagtcctctcactaggtgtagatggttctctctatcacaagaccactggaactggtctgaatcacctcactgttgaagagagccccatccatcacaattgatcattgtatagtcttgttgctatttacaatgatctggttctcctcacttcactcagcatcagttcgtgtttGTCTCTCCAGGCCCTCTGATACCattctgttgattgtttcttacagaaagattccataacattcatataccatatccaGCCAtcccccagctgatgggcatcccttcactttccagtttctagccactacaaaaagggctgccacaaacatttcggcacatacgggtccctttctcttctttagtatctccttgggatataagcccagtagtagcactgctggatcaaagggtatgcacagtttgtgactttttgggcataattccagattgctctccagaatggttggattctttcacaactccgccaacaatgcatcagtgtcattGGGTGTATCTATACTGAAGAGGATGGGCCAGATCTGGAGTCGGGATGAGATCTGGGTTCGAATCTGGCCTTGGTGGTGGTGGGTCTTCCTTCACCAAGGGGTCCACGAGCACTTCACTCTTAGAGTCGGACAGTGGCTGATCAGGCCGGTAAGAGCTCAAGATGCTCGGCCACAAGCTGGACGGTCCCTGTGAACATTGGGGTGCATTCTCTCATTTTGAGCATCTCATGTTCTGAGCCAGTTAAATCCTGTTTTGGTCACAACCTGGCACCTTCTCTGACAAGGGCCAGCCTTCCCTGGCCCACAGTTCTCAAGTTCTGAAGAGACCTTGAGACCATAGTGCCACGACCATCTTGAATTCTCCCTGAAATAGTCTTGTTGGCGAATGTGACCAGCTCAGCAGAGCTGGACCCCGCAGTGGACCCTGAATGCTTTGGACTTGGTTGGAGGAAGGTCCTTCCGAGCAGCCTGCAGCATTTTCCTGACAGTAGTGGTGGGAGCCATGCCCTTCCTGGTCAGGCGCTAAACAGTCCGGGCTCTGTGGGCACTGAGCAGCATAGCGGCTTGGAGACCTCCAGGCTCCAGCCTCATCTCCCAACCCCCAGACGCTGAGCTAGTTCTGCCAGTGCGTGGGTCTGCCTCATCCTCAGCACGGCCAGCCCTGGGAAGTGTCCTGAGAAGGCAGGACCTGGAGCCAAGGGACTCCTTTGCAAGTGGAGGGCCCTTGGCATGTGAATTTGGGATAGGAGGATATCTAAGTGATTCACCCCAACCCCAATAAGGCATCTTCTCTATGACCATGTTGGGGAATCCAGAGAAGATGGAAACCCCGGGACTGGCTTGGGGACTCAGAATGGAGGTCCTTGGAGGAGTCAGCCCATCAGGGAGAGGCCCAAGGGGTGGAAGGTGGTTCCAGAGATAATCCAGGGGGAATGTGATTTCAGGAAGAAGTTTGGGGGTATTACAGAGAAAGTCCTGGAGAATTGGGGCAGCCTAGAGAGGAATGAAGACTTAGTACCTAGCCATCTcgaaagggaaaatagaaaatgctGCCTTCGTGTCTGCCATTACTGCAACAAAAGTCGCAGACCTAATATGGCCAAACATCACTTAGCAAAGGATCTATTGATCCAGATTTTGCCGTATCTGTGAGAGCTGCATGAGTTTACAAGAAATGCAGGTTAAGGAACATTTAAGCCTAATACTCTGGCCCCTACTGCCTACAGATATGGATTTCAGAACTGACTGCTTTCAGGAATTCTGGAAAAATTAaccctgggggcagctagggggcgcagtggatagagcaccagccctgaattcaggaggacccgagttcaagtgtggtctcagacacttaacacttcctagcgtgtgtgaccctgggcaagtcacttaaccccagcctcaaaaagaaaaaaaaaaaaaaaaaggaaaaattaacccTGATCCTAAATGTAAGAAATGTGACTTCTGGCTGCTCTGGACACAGGAGTAGGTAGTGAACTTGAGTCTTCTCAGGAGTTTTGAACAGGACAGGAAGAAGGGGCAAAGCCAAGAACTAGGTAGTCTCAGGCTCACCTGAAGAGAAGGCGTAGAAAGCCAAAGGCCTCTCTTGATCGGAGGGGGCAGGGGAGATTGTGTGGGCCCTTCAGCCACCTTGGAACAAGCTCAGATTGAAGCTTCCCGCAGCAGCTGCCTCTGAGGCTCGAGGGGACTTCCTAAATGTCCCACCCCTCTTCTCCTCTACTTTGTCTACGGAGCATTTGCCGTCATATCCCCTtggttttcctatttccttctttttctttagatttaAAAACAGCTAACCAAGGTGCAGGCAGTCATAAAGGCTTCTGTAAGCTTATGCCATGCTGAGAAAATGGGATTGGAGAAAATCAAGAATCAGCCGGAagttgaaaaaaagtgaaaatagagaaGTGAGTGCAATGAGTCTGGACATGATGATTTTCCAGTCCGTTTGTGGTTTGCACGTGGTCTCCCCCGGAGTGGGCCGCTTGGGTGCGCCACCCATGCGCTTATCTTTTTACCCAAAATCCTTAGCACAATGCTGGTGCGCAGTAAGCACTGAGGGCTGTCATCGTAACTAactgggggggcggggggaggcaGACCCCTTAGCCTCCATCTTTACCAGTTTTGGTCCCTGAAATGGCTTCAATACAATTTCCCACCGTCAGCCTCCGATTTCTTATGAATAGAGAAGTGAAGTTGAAATACCGGTGTGAGGTTTTtgaccaaataataataatgcgaATATTACAGTAATAATATGACTATTACAATtaatataatagcatttatacGATGCTTGAGGCTTTCAAGTGGACACAGTGCTCATAGATATGTCCCTCTATCTCCCAGCAACTCTGAAAGGTGGACCGTAGTATGGCTCCTTTTACAGATTAGGCAGACAACGTTTGTGACTCCTCAGGGTCATCCAGGGTGCAAATGGCCAcaggaaaaaaatgctccaaatcacaaactatagaaatgcaaatcaagcACCAAACCTGTGCACTCAAAGACTGGCTTGGAGCTCCCATCAGAGGAAGCAAGAGAGGTGTATACTCCCCTCTGTAATGGAGGGC
This sequence is a window from Sminthopsis crassicaudata isolate SCR6 chromosome 1, ASM4859323v1, whole genome shotgun sequence. Protein-coding genes within it:
- the LOC141552362 gene encoding LOW QUALITY PROTEIN: uncharacterized protein LOC141552362 (The sequence of the model RefSeq protein was modified relative to this genomic sequence to represent the inferred CDS: inserted 1 base in 1 codon), which encodes MTPGTPPTGAHQGSVTFRDVAVDFSLEEWGRLEPSQKELYREVMLENYGHLVCLGLTASKPHVISQLERRAPPWRPRQGPGRRWADWQPGPETKESSSMRGFSVKGSSPVRCMRDFPLVSTLAEAWRWDASLEGQESDDDRYPQHVKLTQQKPPNKSRGHKYKKCGRSFSLRAGLXPQQKLSGGKSVHKWDTRRQNLRLYTELRKCYGMFPKRIFPKYNDCKKAPICDAGLVENHRGHSEGKLYECTECGKAFHQRGKLTVHQRIHTGEKPYPCSACGKAFRRRAELGVHQRIHSGEKPYECNQCRKAFRRKTHLTVHQRIHSGEKPYACSECGKAFHRSSMLTQHQRIHTGEKPYECSECGGLFRWRTYLTVHQRIHSGEKPYACGECGKAFRQRSQLTLHQRKHTGEKPYECSECGKAFYQSTGLTLHKRIHTGEKPYACAQCGKAFYRNRGLSIHQRIHTGEKPYECKECGKAFRQSSQLTLHQKIHTGEKPYECKVCGKAFRLSRGLTEHQRIHTGEKPYGCNECGKAFRQRSQLIVHQRIHTGQKPYECRECGKAFGQKSQLTRHQRIHSERDP